In the genome of Magnetococcales bacterium, one region contains:
- a CDS encoding glycosyltransferase family 2 protein — protein MEKRALNHHTLFSIVIPLFNEEEVLDALFERLTALVARLPVRAEVILVNDGSRDRTLEIATRRVLADPVFRLVDLSRNFGHQMAVSAALSLVRGQVVAILDADLQDPPELLLPMLERWSAGIDVVYGQRRQRKGETPFKKLSASIFYRILTHLSSTDIPRDTGDFRVMDRKVVDALVKMPEHRRFLRGMIAWLGFRQEAFLYDREPRAAGETKYPLRKMIRFSLDGIFSFSMKPLRWMAILGFWMTLFGFLWVLFWVVTRLLFPEIFLPGIATTLATIGLLFGINFFFLGILGEYIGLIFLNVQGRPHFIIREVICAAAEEASPPDGNTHELL, from the coding sequence TCACCACACCCTGTTTTCCATCGTCATCCCCCTGTTCAACGAGGAAGAGGTGCTCGACGCCCTCTTCGAACGGCTCACCGCCCTGGTCGCCCGCCTGCCGGTGCGTGCCGAGGTGATCCTGGTCAACGACGGCTCCCGCGACCGCACCCTGGAAATCGCCACCCGCCGGGTGCTTGCCGACCCGGTGTTCCGCCTGGTAGACCTCTCCCGCAACTTCGGCCACCAGATGGCGGTCTCCGCCGCCCTCTCCCTGGTGCGCGGCCAGGTGGTGGCCATCCTCGACGCCGATCTGCAAGACCCCCCGGAATTGCTGCTGCCCATGCTGGAACGCTGGAGCGCCGGCATCGACGTGGTCTACGGCCAGCGACGACAGCGCAAAGGGGAAACCCCGTTCAAAAAGTTGTCCGCCTCCATCTTCTACCGGATTCTGACTCACCTCTCCAGCACCGACATCCCGCGCGATACCGGCGATTTCCGCGTCATGGACCGCAAAGTGGTGGACGCCCTGGTCAAAATGCCCGAACACCGCCGTTTCCTGCGGGGCATGATCGCCTGGCTGGGGTTTCGCCAGGAGGCCTTCCTCTACGACCGGGAACCCCGCGCCGCCGGAGAAACCAAATATCCCCTGCGCAAGATGATCCGTTTTTCCCTGGACGGCATCTTCTCCTTTTCCATGAAACCGTTGCGCTGGATGGCCATTCTGGGCTTCTGGATGACGCTGTTCGGCTTCCTCTGGGTGCTGTTCTGGGTGGTCACCCGACTGCTCTTTCCGGAGATCTTCCTGCCGGGTATCGCCACCACCCTGGCCACCATCGGGCTGCTCTTCGGTATCAACTTCTTTTTCCTGGGCATCCTGGGGGAGTATATCGGACTGATCTTCCTCAACGTCCAGGGCCGCCCCCACTTCATCATTCGCGAGGTGATCTGCGCCGCAGCGGAAGAAGCCTCGCCACCCGACGGGAA